The Streptomyces puniciscabiei genomic interval TAGTGGAACTGGTTGGCCGAGTCGCCGAGGCCCTGACGGTTCTTCCAGCCGATGGACGCCAGCTGCTCGTCGCTCAACGGCTCGGTCATCAGCGCGTAGTCGTAGACCGGGACGGTGTAGGAACGCACCCGGCGCAGCAGGTTGGGGAAGATGTTCGTGGCGAGGGCGACCCTGCGGGCACGGACCGAGCCGTACGGGGTGCGTACGGCCATCCCGGCGCCGTACTGCTTCAGCGTCAGCGCGGGTGTGTGCTCGTACACCCGCACCCCGAGTTCGAGACACGCCCTCTTCAGGCCCCAGGCCAGCTTCGCCGGGTGCAGCATGGCCACGCCCCGGCGGTCCCACAGGCCGGCCTCGAAGGTGGGTGAGTTCACCTGCTCGCGCACGGCGTCGGCGTCCAGGAACTCGATGCCGTCCGCGAGGCCCTTCCGTTCCAACTCCTGGTGCCAGTCACGCAGTTCCCAGGCCTGGTAGGGCTCGGTGGCGACGTCGATCTCGCCGGTGCGCTCGAAGTCGCAGTCGATGCCGTGCCGGGCGACGGCGGCCTCGATCTCGTCGAGGTTGCGCCGGCCCAGCTCCTCCAGCGTGTGGATCTCGTCCGGCCAGCGGGTGAGGCCGTTGGGCAGGCCGTGGGTGAGGGAGGCGGCGCAGAAGCCGCCGTTGCGGCCCGAGGCGGCCCAGCCCGCCTCGCGGCCTTCCAGCAGGACCACGTCCCGCTGCGGATCGCGCTCTTTCGCGTTGAGCGCGGTCCACAGGCCGCTGTAGCCGCCGCCGACGACCAGCAGGTCGCAGGTCTCGGCGGAGGTGAGGGCGGGCTCGGGGTGGGGCTTGCCGGGGTCCTCCAGCCAGTACGGGACCGGCTGGGCTTCGGAGAGAGAAGCGATCCAGTTGTCTTTGCCACGGCTCATGGCGCTCGGGGCCATGATTTCAACTCCCTACAGAGGACTTTCCTGAAAGGCCTATGCCTTCTGGTTGTTACGGCGATTGGTGACGAGCATCGAGAACAGCGTGATCAGAACGGCGACGAGGAACATGGCCGTGCCGATCACATTGATCTGGACCGGTGTGCCGCGCTGCGCCGAACCCCACACGAACATCGGGAAGGTGACGGTCGAGCCGGCGTTGAAGTTCGTGATGATGAAGTCGTCGAAGGAGAGCGCGAACGACAGCAGCGCGCCCGCGGCGATGCCCGGTGCCGCGATCGGCAGGGTGACCCGCAGGAAGGTCTGCACGGGGCCGGCGTACAGGTCCCGGGCGGCCTCCTCCAGGCGCGGGTCCATCGACATCACGCGCGCCTTGACCGCGGTGACGACGAAGCTGAGGCAGAACATGATGTGGGCGATGAGGATCGTCCAGAAGCCGAGCTGCGCGCCCATGTTGAGGAACAGGGTGAGCAGGGAGGCGGCCATGACGACCTCGGGCATCGCCATCGGCAGGAAGATCAGCGAGTTGACGGCGCCGCGGGCGCGGAAGCGGTAGCGGACCAGCGCGAAGGCGATCATCGTGCCGAGGAGGGTGGCGCCGATCGTCGCCCACACGGCTATCTGGAGGCTGATGGACAGCGAGCCGCACATGTCGGCGACGCCGCACGGCTGCTTCCAGGCGTCCAGGGAGAACTGCTGCCACTCGTAGTTGAAGCGGCCCTTCGGCTTGTTGAAGGAGAACACCGTCACGATGACGTTGGGCAGCAGCAGGTAGGCGAGCGTCAGGATGCCCGCCATGACGACCAGATGGCGCTTGAGCCAGTTGACGAAGGGCATTTAGACCAGGTCCTCCGTCCCGGACCGGCGGATGTAGATCGTGACCATGGCCAGGATGGCGGCCATGAGGATGAAGGAGAGGGCCGCTGCGGTCGGGTAGTCCAGGATCCGCAGGAACTGCGTCTGGATGACGTTGCCGATCATGCGGGTGTCGGTGGAGCCGAGCAGTTCGGAGTTGACGTAGTCGCCGGCCGCCGGGATGAAGGTCAGCAGTGTGCCGGAGACCACGCCCGGCATCGACAGCGGGAAGGTGACCTTGCGGAAGGTGGTCCAGGGCCTGGCGTACAGGTCGCCGGCCGCCTCGTGCAGCCGGGGGTCGATCCGCTCCAGCGAGGTGTACAGCGGAAGGATCATGAACGGCAGGAAGTTGTACGTCAGTCCGCACACCACCGCGAGCGGGGTGGCCAGCACGCGGTCGCCGGCCGTCCAGCCGAGCCAGTTGGTGAGGTCCAGGATGTGCAGCGAGTTCAGTACGTGCACCACCGGGCCGTTGTCGGCGAGGATCGTCTTCCAGGCCAGGGTGCGGATCAGGAAGCTGGTGAAGAACGGCGCGATCACCAGAATCATGATCAGGTTCCGCCAGCGGCCCGCGCGGAAGGCGATCAGATAGGCCAGCGGGTAACCGAGCAGCAGGCACAGGACCGTGGCCCCGGCCGCGTAGAGGACGGACCGCAGGAACTGCGGCCAGTACTCGCTGAACGCGTCCCAGTAGGTGGCGAAGTGCCAGGTGACCTTGTAGCCCTCCTCCAGGGAGCCCTGCTGCACGGAGGTGGAGGCCTGGTAGATCATCGGCAGCGCGAAGAAGACGACCAGCCACAGGATGCCGGGCAGCAGCAGCCAGTACGGCGTGAACCGGCCGCGTTTGCGCGGGGGCTTCTTCTCCGGTGCGGTGGGCGCGAGGGGCGGGGGCGCCTCGGCTTCGGTGAGCGTCGTCATCAGGCGGCCGCCTCTTCTTCGAGACCCGCGTCGATGTCCTGGGCCGCGTCCAGACCGAAGGTGTGCGCCGGGCTCCAGTGCAGGACGACGTCGGCGCCGGGCACGAGCCGCCCGTCGCGCTCGACGTTCTGGACGTACACCGAGAGTTCGTCGCAGACGGGGCTGTCGATCACGTACTGGGTGGAGACCCCGATGAAGCTGGCGTCGGCGATCCTGCCGGTGAGCCGGTTGCGGCCCTCGGGAATGTCCCCCGCGTCGTCGGCGTGCGTGAGGGATATCTTCTCCGGCCGGATACCGACGAGCACCTTGCCGCCGGCCGTCGCCGGGGCCGAACATCGCGCCTCGGGCAGCACCAGCTTGCCGCCGCCCGCCTTGAGCACGATGTCGTCGCCGCTCTTGGTGTCGACCTCGGCCTCGATGAGGTTGGAGGTGCCGAGGAAGTTCGCGACGAAGGTGGTGTTCGGGTTCTCGTACAGGTCGGTCGGCGAGCCGAGCTGCTCGACGCGGCCCGCGTTCATCACGGCGACCGTGTCGGCCATGGTCATGGCCTCCTCCTGGTCGTGCGTGACATGGATGAAGGTGATGCCGACCTCGGTCTGGATGCGCTTGAGCTCCAGCTGCATCTGGCGGCGCAGCTTGAGGTCGAGGGCGCCGAGCGGCTCGTCCAGCAGGAGCACCTTGGGGTGGTTGATGAGCGCGCGGGCGACGGCGACGCGCTGCTGCTGGCCGCCGGAGAGCTGGTGCGGCTTCTTGCGGGCCTGCTCACCCAGCTGGACCAGCTCCAGCATGTCCTCGACCTGCTTCTTCACGCTCTTTATGCCGCGCCGGCGCAG includes:
- a CDS encoding ABC transporter permease, with the protein product MTTLTEAEAPPPLAPTAPEKKPPRKRGRFTPYWLLLPGILWLVVFFALPMIYQASTSVQQGSLEEGYKVTWHFATYWDAFSEYWPQFLRSVLYAAGATVLCLLLGYPLAYLIAFRAGRWRNLIMILVIAPFFTSFLIRTLAWKTILADNGPVVHVLNSLHILDLTNWLGWTAGDRVLATPLAVVCGLTYNFLPFMILPLYTSLERIDPRLHEAAGDLYARPWTTFRKVTFPLSMPGVVSGTLLTFIPAAGDYVNSELLGSTDTRMIGNVIQTQFLRILDYPTAAALSFILMAAILAMVTIYIRRSGTEDLV
- a CDS encoding NAD(P)/FAD-dependent oxidoreductase; translated protein: MAPSAMSRGKDNWIASLSEAQPVPYWLEDPGKPHPEPALTSAETCDLLVVGGGYSGLWTALNAKERDPQRDVVLLEGREAGWAASGRNGGFCAASLTHGLPNGLTRWPDEIHTLEELGRRNLDEIEAAVARHGIDCDFERTGEIDVATEPYQAWELRDWHQELERKGLADGIEFLDADAVREQVNSPTFEAGLWDRRGVAMLHPAKLAWGLKRACLELGVRVYEHTPALTLKQYGAGMAVRTPYGSVRARRVALATNIFPNLLRRVRSYTVPVYDYALMTEPLSDEQLASIGWKNRQGLGDSANQFHYFRLSADNRILWGGYDAIHHYGGRVRAEYDDRPETYAKLAGHFFTCFPQLEGVRFTHAWGGAIDTCSRFSAFFGTAHRGKVAYAAGYTGLGVGATRFGADVMLDLLDGERTERTELEMVRKKPLPFPPEPFAWTGIALTKWSLARADAHGGRRNLWLRTMDRLGLGFDS
- a CDS encoding ABC transporter ATP-binding protein produces the protein MTTMTTPDNSGDVRLSGISKTYDNGFTAVQPLDLTVPQGSFFALLGASGCGKTTTLRMIAGLEEPSSGTVRLGDQDVTHLPPYKRPVNTVFQSYALFPHLDIFENVAFGLRRRGIKSVKKQVEDMLELVQLGEQARKKPHQLSGGQQQRVAVARALINHPKVLLLDEPLGALDLKLRRQMQLELKRIQTEVGITFIHVTHDQEEAMTMADTVAVMNAGRVEQLGSPTDLYENPNTTFVANFLGTSNLIEAEVDTKSGDDIVLKAGGGKLVLPEARCSAPATAGGKVLVGIRPEKISLTHADDAGDIPEGRNRLTGRIADASFIGVSTQYVIDSPVCDELSVYVQNVERDGRLVPGADVVLHWSPAHTFGLDAAQDIDAGLEEEAAA
- a CDS encoding ABC transporter permease, producing MPFVNWLKRHLVVMAGILTLAYLLLPNVIVTVFSFNKPKGRFNYEWQQFSLDAWKQPCGVADMCGSLSISLQIAVWATIGATLLGTMIAFALVRYRFRARGAVNSLIFLPMAMPEVVMAASLLTLFLNMGAQLGFWTILIAHIMFCLSFVVTAVKARVMSMDPRLEEAARDLYAGPVQTFLRVTLPIAAPGIAAGALLSFALSFDDFIITNFNAGSTVTFPMFVWGSAQRGTPVQINVIGTAMFLVAVLITLFSMLVTNRRNNQKA